A section of the Alkalihalobacillus sp. LMS39 genome encodes:
- a CDS encoding carbohydrate ABC transporter permease: MVGDKSLGSRLFNITNITILTIIALLCVLPFIHVVAASFTTSAELAQKKFVLIPTVWSLDAYRYIFSTDTIMRAMMVSIGVTVGGTLFSMFLSTLTAYGLSRKDLVGRRFIMFFIVFTLLFNGGMIPTFLVVQQTGLLNSLAALVIPVAINAFNMIILKSFFQNLPAGLEESAKIDGCSDFGILFRIVIPCSMPAIATISLFYAVTYWNTYMHAILYLSDSSKWPVQVLLRQIVVLASGLNYDSSEFSSVPPPEITIKMAVIVVATIPVLIVYPFLQKYFAKGALIGSVKG, encoded by the coding sequence ATGGTTGGGGATAAATCATTAGGCAGTCGCCTATTTAACATTACAAATATTACGATATTAACGATTATCGCACTTCTTTGTGTATTGCCGTTTATTCATGTTGTAGCGGCCTCATTTACAACAAGTGCTGAATTAGCTCAAAAGAAATTCGTGTTAATTCCTACTGTGTGGAGTTTGGATGCATACCGTTATATTTTTTCAACTGATACGATTATGCGTGCCATGATGGTATCAATTGGGGTTACGGTCGGGGGGACATTGTTTAGTATGTTTTTATCGACGTTAACTGCTTATGGGCTTTCTCGTAAAGATTTAGTCGGACGAAGATTCATTATGTTTTTCATCGTTTTTACGTTGTTGTTTAACGGTGGAATGATTCCAACATTTTTAGTAGTTCAGCAGACAGGATTACTAAACTCTTTAGCGGCGTTAGTAATTCCGGTCGCGATAAACGCATTTAATATGATTATTTTAAAAAGCTTTTTTCAAAATCTTCCGGCAGGTTTAGAAGAATCAGCGAAAATTGATGGCTGTAGTGATTTTGGGATATTATTCAGGATCGTCATTCCATGTTCTATGCCTGCAATCGCGACAATTTCATTGTTTTATGCGGTGACGTATTGGAACACGTACATGCATGCGATTCTTTATTTAAGTGATTCTTCCAAATGGCCTGTTCAAGTTTTATTACGGCAAATTGTTGTTTTAGCAAGTGGGTTAAATTATGATAGTTCGGAATTTTCAAGTGTTCCACCGCCAGAAATTACGATTAAAATGGCAGTTATTGTTGTCGCTACGATTCCTGTCTTAATCGTTTATCCATTTTTACAAAAATATTTTGCCAAAGGAGCCCTTATCGGTTCTGTAAAAGGATAG
- a CDS encoding MFS transporter, whose amino-acid sequence MLRFAVPKEKRLSNQAVYTLINHAIFQFGNSLSIIFINLYLWRLTESLLVNGVFNLTAILSQGVATLVIGKFAKQKGHLVIYRYGIWLTALFYLGIVLTQENMVHYFIWFALFRGVSQAAYWLSYFTLAHEVSNHENRHRYLGWNQIVMGLANLVGPAAAGFVISINSDLTGYSIVFSFAFLMFVIATIGSFQIKEQGTHHKQYYMKYLPLLLKRQPGFGHSLFGWFIIGFPQGILMYIPPILLFSIFPNESFVGYMNIVFLVVSIIASYILSRTATENGTTANVTIAAIGMLGASLILFWDISIITVVLFMVISSFFKPIQANTYAVYYYTWLDTLPLQSHFRIESVVLREAVINMGRGLGVILFMIFSTEINMQTIPWVLTFVMGIQLVIPIITKEKRKESGSYERTMGSG is encoded by the coding sequence ATGCTAAGATTTGCAGTGCCAAAAGAAAAAAGATTATCAAATCAAGCGGTATACACCCTCATTAACCATGCCATTTTTCAATTTGGTAATTCACTATCAATTATATTTATTAATTTATATTTATGGCGACTGACAGAGAGTTTACTAGTAAATGGAGTTTTTAATTTAACGGCGATTCTTTCACAAGGAGTAGCGACACTTGTTATTGGAAAGTTTGCAAAACAAAAAGGTCATTTAGTCATTTATCGTTATGGAATATGGTTAACAGCTCTTTTTTACTTAGGAATTGTTTTAACACAAGAAAACATGGTTCATTATTTTATTTGGTTTGCGTTGTTTCGCGGGGTTTCACAAGCTGCGTATTGGCTTAGTTATTTTACATTAGCCCATGAAGTGTCAAACCATGAAAATCGACATCGCTATTTAGGATGGAATCAAATTGTGATGGGGTTAGCAAATTTAGTTGGACCTGCAGCGGCTGGTTTTGTCATTAGTATAAATTCAGATTTAACAGGATATAGCATAGTTTTTTCTTTTGCTTTTCTTATGTTTGTAATAGCGACGATCGGTAGTTTTCAAATTAAAGAGCAAGGAACACATCATAAGCAATATTATATGAAATATTTACCATTATTGCTTAAAAGACAGCCAGGATTTGGTCATTCTTTATTTGGTTGGTTTATTATCGGATTTCCACAAGGGATATTAATGTATATCCCACCGATTTTATTATTCTCGATTTTTCCAAATGAGAGTTTTGTTGGCTATATGAATATCGTATTTTTAGTAGTGTCTATTATTGCTAGTTATATTTTGTCACGAACTGCAACTGAGAATGGTACAACAGCGAATGTAACGATTGCAGCCATTGGAATGCTTGGGGCTTCACTCATTTTATTTTGGGATATTTCGATTATCACAGTTGTATTGTTTATGGTCATCAGTTCGTTTTTCAAACCGATTCAAGCCAATACATATGCGGTTTATTATTATACATGGCTTGATACTCTCCCATTACAGTCTCATTTTCGCATTGAATCTGTTGTGTTACGAGAAGCCGTTATTAATATGGGAAGAGGTTTAGGTGTCATTCTTTTTATGATTTTTTCAACAGAAATCAATATGCAGACGATTCCATGGGTACTTACATTTGTGATGGGAATACAACTAGTAATTCCGATTATTACGAAAGAAAAAAGAAAGGAAAGTGGTAGTTATGAACGGACAATGGGAAGTGGTTGA
- a CDS encoding bile acid:sodium symporter family protein, producing the protein MNTLNLFLQKRLAFLTPLSVCIGLLLANQLHLFVSIVPWMFAFITFASSLGIQANKLKTTLMRPFPIIVSLLIIQCIMPCLAYSVGHLAFSTDPFTLTGLIIAFIIPTGVVSMMWVSIYGGNLSLSILIVVINTLLAPLFIPLSLFLFIGANVEIPITDVMTSLIWMIVVPSLLGMFVQYLSYLRTNAIQTTVAPFSKLALCIVIAINSAVAAPVILFDIELLMIAIVVLFVASFGYLLGIAVAKLCKYEKDVMISFMFHSGMRNISVGATIAILYFPAKVSVPVVIGALFQQSLAAIFGRMLPLFLEKEDNKTEKM; encoded by the coding sequence ATGAATACGCTTAATTTATTTTTGCAAAAACGACTAGCTTTCTTAACGCCATTAAGTGTTTGTATCGGGTTATTATTAGCGAATCAGCTTCATTTGTTTGTTAGTATCGTACCATGGATGTTTGCTTTCATTACGTTTGCAAGTAGTCTTGGTATTCAAGCAAATAAATTGAAAACGACCTTAATGCGACCCTTTCCGATTATCGTATCATTACTCATCATTCAATGTATCATGCCTTGTCTCGCTTACAGTGTTGGTCATCTTGCTTTTTCAACTGACCCATTTACGCTTACAGGGCTAATCATTGCCTTTATTATTCCAACTGGTGTTGTCAGTATGATGTGGGTGTCCATTTATGGTGGGAACTTGTCCTTATCCATTTTAATTGTCGTTATTAATACATTATTGGCACCGTTGTTTATTCCATTGTCTTTATTTTTATTTATTGGAGCAAATGTAGAAATTCCTATAACAGATGTGATGACAAGTTTAATATGGATGATTGTTGTTCCTTCTCTACTTGGCATGTTTGTTCAGTATTTATCATATCTTAGGACAAATGCAATTCAGACAACTGTAGCACCATTTTCAAAACTGGCTTTATGTATCGTTATTGCAATAAATAGTGCTGTAGCTGCACCTGTTATTCTATTTGATATTGAATTATTGATGATTGCTATTGTTGTTCTTTTTGTGGCATCATTTGGATATCTTCTCGGAATAGCCGTCGCAAAACTTTGTAAATATGAAAAAGATGTCATGATTAGTTTCATGTTTCATAGTGGAATGAGGAATATTAGTGTTGGTGCAACGATAGCGATCTTATATTTTCCGGCAAAAGTATCTGTCCCCGTTGTCATTGGCGCTTTATTTCAACAATCATTAGCCGCAATTTTTGGAAGAATGCTTCCACTATTTTTAGAAAAAGAGGACAACAAAACTGAAAAAATGTAA
- a CDS encoding tagaturonate reductase, translated as MQQLNIAIDRSQISNEVEFKMEEVKLPEKVIQIGEGNFMRGFVDWMIHQMNNQGLFNGKVVAVQPTPHGKVVPKLLTQDCLYTVSLRGIQAGKRVEKNEIITAISRAINPYTHWADIVTLAESPHLEFMLSNTTEAGITYYKENYNYKESPLSFPGKVTAILYHRYLAFEDKAKSGLTIIPCELIENNGDRLRELVLQYASDWNLPQEFIDWVNEHNKFCNTLVDRIVTGYPKDELDHYSKTLQYEDSLLTTGEPYHMFAIEADEDIAEKIPFHKAGLNVKWGDVTPYRELKVRLLNGPHTMMFAVCYLSGVDTVLEAMTDETLRSFIEQGINEEIFPMVNMEKQEKEAFVTSVIERFLNPYNKHFLTDIGMNAVYKFKSRLLPTLQEYVSQNQKLPDAIVFSLAALFTYYRPLRVEGDFLIGKRGEQEYTIRDNPDVLLQFSRAWNKVDSNESSIETMVTEILANQELWEIDLNLIPDLTQTVTTDVNHIVNNGMRVTVMKKMKQVTR; from the coding sequence ATGCAACAATTGAATATAGCGATAGACCGATCACAAATTTCGAATGAGGTTGAATTTAAAATGGAAGAAGTAAAACTTCCAGAGAAAGTTATTCAAATTGGGGAAGGCAATTTCATGCGTGGATTTGTCGATTGGATGATTCATCAGATGAATAACCAAGGATTGTTTAACGGGAAGGTTGTAGCAGTTCAACCAACGCCCCATGGAAAAGTTGTTCCTAAGCTATTGACCCAAGATTGTTTATACACCGTTTCATTACGGGGAATTCAAGCGGGTAAAAGAGTGGAAAAAAACGAAATCATCACGGCGATTTCACGAGCAATTAATCCGTATACACACTGGGCTGATATCGTCACTTTAGCTGAATCTCCGCATTTAGAATTTATGCTTTCCAATACAACAGAAGCGGGGATAACGTATTACAAAGAAAACTATAACTATAAGGAAAGTCCGCTGTCATTTCCAGGAAAGGTGACAGCGATATTATATCACCGCTATTTAGCTTTCGAAGATAAAGCAAAATCGGGATTAACGATTATCCCTTGTGAGCTTATCGAAAACAATGGAGATCGATTACGAGAGTTAGTGTTACAGTATGCTAGTGATTGGAACTTACCACAAGAATTTATCGACTGGGTAAACGAGCATAACAAGTTTTGTAACACACTTGTGGACCGGATTGTAACGGGTTATCCGAAAGATGAATTGGATCACTATAGCAAGACGTTGCAATATGAAGACAGCCTTCTTACAACAGGAGAACCTTATCATATGTTTGCGATTGAGGCAGATGAGGATATAGCTGAAAAAATTCCGTTTCATAAAGCGGGGTTAAATGTAAAATGGGGCGATGTGACGCCATATCGCGAGTTGAAGGTTCGATTATTAAATGGACCACATACGATGATGTTTGCCGTTTGTTATTTATCAGGTGTTGATACGGTGTTAGAGGCAATGACTGATGAAACGTTACGAAGCTTTATTGAACAAGGAATCAATGAAGAAATCTTTCCAATGGTGAACATGGAAAAACAAGAAAAAGAAGCATTTGTCACCTCTGTCATTGAACGGTTTTTAAACCCATATAATAAACATTTTTTAACCGACATTGGTATGAATGCTGTGTATAAATTTAAGTCGAGATTACTTCCTACATTACAAGAGTATGTTAGCCAAAATCAAAAGCTACCAGATGCGATTGTATTTTCTTTGGCAGCTTTATTTACTTACTATCGTCCACTTCGAGTTGAGGGAGATTTTCTAATCGGTAAACGAGGAGAACAAGAATATACGATTCGTGATAACCCAGATGTACTGTTACAGTTTTCAAGAGCATGGAATAAAGTAGATTCCAACGAGTCTTCGATTGAAACAATGGTGACGGAAATTTTAGCAAATCAGGAATTATGGGAAATCGATTTAAATTTGATTCCAGACTTAACGCAAACCGTCACAACTGATGTCAATCATATTGTAAACAATGGCATGCGAGTAACTGTGATGAAAAAAATGAAACAGGTTACGCGATAG
- a CDS encoding glycoside hydrolase family 28 protein gives MYYNILDFGGKGDSKTDSTEAIKMAINTCTKAGGGTVVIPAGQYKTGPIELKSNITLQVEAGAVVIFQPDFQRYSPVRTRWSGYECYGFSPLLYGNGLKNVTITGRGILEGQGEAWWDVYHQLKNGETYLSTMTETLKQLNHEKLAIKTNLVEWDSQFLRPPLLQLFECEHVLLEGVTLQNSPFWNTHLVYCHDVTVDKVTFKNPANAPNGDGLDLDSCTYVRVSNCHFDVGDDCLCLKSGINEDGRNIAKPTEHVTVQNCTMKAGHGGVVFGSENSGGIRNVTVSNCLFIGTDRGIRLKTNRARGGYIENILISNVYMEHVLCPFTINSFYRYGIDDDDPLMASPEAVEITEKTPIINHIHLHQITAKQCRAAAGFLYGLPEKPIEDVSLRHVTIEMTEDLQEQGGEPDMVQDALIMAGAGMFGKYIHRLTCHDVKIKTRQGPALQLEEMKNVQLDNVELVRKHDETPVIEMKNCEDVHVSGKQAEKEEYYLACD, from the coding sequence ATGTATTACAACATTCTCGATTTCGGTGGTAAAGGCGATAGTAAAACCGATAGTACAGAGGCAATTAAAATGGCGATAAATACTTGCACAAAAGCTGGTGGAGGAACTGTTGTTATCCCCGCTGGCCAATATAAAACTGGACCGATTGAACTAAAAAGCAATATCACTCTTCAAGTCGAAGCAGGAGCTGTTGTCATCTTTCAACCGGATTTTCAACGATATTCCCCTGTTCGTACGCGTTGGTCTGGTTATGAGTGTTATGGGTTTTCTCCTTTGCTTTATGGAAATGGCTTGAAAAATGTCACCATTACAGGTCGCGGAATATTGGAGGGGCAAGGAGAAGCTTGGTGGGATGTGTATCATCAATTAAAAAATGGGGAGACCTATCTTTCTACGATGACAGAAACATTAAAACAATTAAATCATGAAAAACTAGCAATAAAAACGAATTTAGTTGAATGGGATTCTCAATTTTTGCGACCGCCGCTTTTACAGTTGTTTGAATGTGAGCATGTATTACTTGAAGGGGTAACACTGCAAAACTCGCCATTTTGGAATACGCATCTTGTCTATTGTCATGATGTAACGGTTGATAAAGTGACCTTTAAAAATCCAGCAAATGCTCCTAATGGTGATGGTTTGGACCTTGATTCTTGCACATATGTACGAGTTTCCAATTGTCATTTTGATGTTGGCGATGATTGTCTGTGTTTAAAATCAGGCATAAATGAAGATGGTCGTAATATAGCAAAACCTACAGAACATGTGACGGTACAAAATTGCACGATGAAAGCCGGTCATGGCGGTGTTGTTTTTGGAAGTGAAAATTCAGGTGGGATTCGAAACGTAACGGTATCGAATTGCTTGTTTATAGGAACAGACCGTGGGATTCGCTTGAAAACGAATCGTGCTCGTGGTGGATATATTGAGAATATTCTTATTTCCAATGTGTACATGGAACATGTGTTATGTCCATTTACGATTAATTCATTTTATCGATATGGGATTGATGACGATGACCCGCTCATGGCAAGTCCAGAAGCAGTCGAAATTACTGAAAAAACACCAATAATCAACCATATTCATCTCCATCAAATCACAGCTAAACAGTGTCGTGCTGCCGCAGGTTTCCTATATGGGTTACCTGAAAAACCAATTGAAGATGTATCCCTTCGTCATGTCACGATTGAAATGACAGAAGACTTACAAGAGCAAGGCGGAGAACCAGATATGGTGCAAGATGCGCTTATCATGGCGGGAGCAGGGATGTTTGGGAAATATATTCATAGACTTACGTGTCATGATGTCAAAATAAAAACACGTCAAGGTCCGGCTTTACAACTAGAAGAAATGAAAAATGTACAGTTAGACAATGTGGAACTAGTAAGGAAACATGATGAAACTCCCGTAATTGAAATGAAGAATTGTGAAGATGTTCATGTTTCAGGTAAGCAAGCAGAGAAAGAAGAATATTATCTTGCTTGTGACTAG
- a CDS encoding glycoside hydrolase family 105 protein produces MEKVVQINGKNVLDWAEKACQSVMGQYEPILLPPAYRWHYHQGVFLCGMHSVWQETKNEQYFKYFKEYVDKLVDEHGNFYFERDQLDAIQPGLLLFPLYQETKEERYKIAASKLRNLLNTINKTSEGGFWHKDKYPYQMWLDGLYMAGPFTIQYGQQFDEPELVDLVLYQESLMRKHTKDERTGLYFHGWDEKGETAWSVPDTNTAPEIWGRSLGWYGMALVDMIDLLPENHPKKQSLIEVLQQFVADIVRYQDENTGLWFQIIDKGHLEDNWIESSCSSLFVYAIAKAIRLGLVDKSYYEQVKEAYGGLLTHCIEENEQGQFVLTRICIGTSIGVYDYYVNRETSENDLHGVGAFVLASIQVKKIEDENE; encoded by the coding sequence ATGGAAAAAGTCGTTCAGATAAATGGGAAAAATGTGTTGGATTGGGCAGAAAAAGCGTGTCAAAGTGTAATGGGACAATATGAACCGATATTATTACCACCCGCCTATCGTTGGCATTACCATCAAGGCGTATTTTTATGTGGGATGCATAGTGTTTGGCAAGAAACAAAAAATGAACAGTATTTTAAGTACTTCAAAGAGTATGTCGATAAATTAGTCGATGAACATGGGAACTTTTATTTCGAAAGAGATCAGCTTGATGCGATTCAACCGGGTTTACTTTTATTCCCTCTTTATCAAGAAACGAAGGAAGAACGCTATAAAATCGCCGCTTCAAAGCTAAGAAATTTATTAAATACGATCAACAAAACAAGTGAAGGTGGCTTTTGGCATAAAGACAAATATCCGTACCAAATGTGGTTAGATGGCTTGTATATGGCTGGTCCTTTCACGATTCAATATGGGCAGCAATTCGATGAGCCTGAATTAGTTGACCTCGTCTTATATCAAGAATCTTTAATGCGAAAACATACAAAAGATGAAAGAACAGGATTATATTTTCATGGCTGGGATGAAAAGGGAGAAACCGCTTGGAGTGTACCGGATACGAATACCGCACCGGAGATTTGGGGACGGTCTTTAGGATGGTATGGAATGGCGCTCGTTGATATGATTGACTTGTTGCCAGAAAACCATCCGAAAAAACAATCTTTAATTGAAGTATTGCAACAGTTTGTTGCCGATATCGTTCGCTATCAAGATGAAAACACAGGGTTATGGTTCCAAATCATCGATAAAGGACATCTAGAAGATAATTGGATTGAAAGCTCTTGTTCTAGTTTATTCGTCTATGCAATTGCAAAAGCGATCCGATTAGGACTAGTTGACAAATCCTATTATGAACAGGTTAAGGAAGCGTATGGAGGTCTTCTTACTCATTGTATTGAAGAAAATGAACAAGGGCAATTCGTATTAACGCGCATTTGTATTGGCACATCAATTGGGGTGTATGATTATTATGTCAACCGGGAAACGAGCGAAAATGATTTACATGGTGTTGGTGCCTTTGTGTTAGCGAGTATACAAGTAAAGAAAATAGAAGACGAAAATGAATGA
- a CDS encoding cupin domain-containing protein — translation MNGQWEVVDTGVKRKIHPPGNQLMMMEVEFEVGAVGALHHHPHEQYTYCLAGVFEFEVEGKKIKLQQGDTLHIPSGALHGVVAIEKGKLIDTFSPLREDLLDS, via the coding sequence ATGAACGGACAATGGGAAGTGGTTGACACCGGTGTTAAACGTAAAATTCATCCACCAGGGAACCAATTGATGATGATGGAAGTCGAGTTTGAAGTGGGTGCTGTTGGTGCTTTGCATCATCATCCTCATGAGCAATATACGTATTGTTTAGCGGGTGTATTTGAATTTGAAGTTGAAGGAAAAAAAATCAAACTACAACAAGGAGACACATTACATATTCCAAGTGGTGCGTTACATGGAGTAGTTGCGATTGAAAAAGGAAAATTAATTGATACTTTTTCACCTCTAAGAGAAGACTTGCTAGATTCATAG
- a CDS encoding YesL family protein — translation MEMNGWVGGFYRVSVIISRLAYMNLLWMLFTLVGFGLFGIMPATVALFAVMRKWIIQNEEFPLFSTFWQCYKAEFVKANGFGLFFAFFGFVLYINFSLAAEQVIWMTVIRYVLLVLTIVFLMTFLLFFPVYVHVKSKGTHYIKSAFLLSIAYPQYMILMGIAIVAVQYVLMFLPGLIPFFTASLISYVMTKIASIIFKIVENKQPIQEDVNKEVSNEYA, via the coding sequence ATGGAAATGAATGGATGGGTTGGTGGTTTTTATCGAGTAAGTGTTATTATTTCGCGCTTAGCTTATATGAATTTGCTCTGGATGTTGTTTACCCTCGTAGGGTTTGGTCTGTTTGGGATCATGCCAGCTACAGTAGCCTTATTTGCTGTGATGAGAAAATGGATTATTCAAAATGAGGAGTTTCCACTCTTTTCAACGTTTTGGCAATGTTATAAAGCAGAGTTTGTAAAAGCAAATGGCTTCGGATTATTTTTTGCTTTTTTCGGTTTCGTTCTTTATATAAACTTTAGTCTTGCCGCGGAACAAGTCATTTGGATGACGGTGATTCGTTATGTTCTGCTTGTTTTGACGATTGTGTTTCTTATGACATTTCTGTTATTCTTCCCCGTTTATGTGCATGTAAAAAGCAAAGGGACACATTATATTAAAAGTGCATTTTTACTTAGTATTGCATATCCGCAGTACATGATTTTAATGGGGATAGCGATTGTGGCTGTCCAATACGTTCTTATGTTTTTACCTGGGTTAATCCCGTTTTTTACTGCTAGTCTTATAAGCTATGTGATGACGAAAATCGCGTCTATTATATTTAAAATAGTTGAAAATAAGCAGCCAATTCAAGAGGACGTAAATAAAGAAGTCTCAAATGAATACGCTTAA
- a CDS encoding altronate dehydratase family protein, with protein MNTSFVHVHQNDNVIVTLKNYEKGDSLFFQDKEIVVKEAIPIGHKVATNYIRAGDNIIKYGFPIGHAKQDIQEGDWVHTENTATNLAGTLEYTYTPTTTSLIKKKSDRTFYGYVRKNGDIGIRNEIWIINTVGCINKTAELLAKTANQQFQQEGFDGVYHYPHLFGCSQLGDDLHNTQKILSNLVHHPNAAGILVLGLGCENNHIAEFKKVIGEYDENRVKFLSVQEADDELEEALELVSDLVFYAKSFKREAVPLTKLKVGLKCGGSDGFSGITANPLVGAFSDKLIAHGGTTILTEVPEMFGAETILMNRATDEQVFHKIVDLVNDFKEYFLKHNQVVYENPSPGNKKGGITTLEEKSLGCVQKGGFSPVTDVLPYGGRVTKTGLNLVQGPGNDLVSVTALAAAGAHIVIFTTGRGTPFGGPVPTVKMATNTALAEKKKNWIDFNAGELVHGKAMDELTDELFDYMIDLASGNKQTNNEKNGFKEISIFKDGVIL; from the coding sequence ATGAATACCTCATTCGTTCATGTGCATCAAAACGATAATGTTATTGTGACATTAAAAAACTATGAAAAAGGTGACAGTCTCTTTTTTCAAGACAAAGAGATTGTCGTAAAGGAAGCCATTCCAATTGGTCACAAGGTCGCTACCAATTATATTAGAGCGGGTGACAATATTATTAAATATGGATTTCCAATTGGCCATGCTAAGCAAGACATTCAAGAGGGGGATTGGGTTCATACCGAGAATACCGCAACAAACCTTGCTGGTACACTTGAATACACGTACACACCAACAACAACATCGCTTATAAAAAAGAAAAGTGACCGAACATTTTATGGATATGTAAGAAAAAATGGCGATATTGGAATCCGTAATGAAATATGGATTATTAATACTGTTGGTTGTATTAATAAAACAGCAGAACTACTAGCTAAAACAGCGAACCAACAATTTCAACAAGAAGGATTTGATGGGGTTTATCATTATCCACATTTATTTGGCTGTTCCCAGTTAGGTGACGACCTTCATAATACTCAAAAAATATTAAGTAACTTAGTTCACCATCCTAATGCCGCTGGGATTTTAGTTTTAGGTTTAGGTTGTGAAAATAACCATATTGCCGAATTTAAAAAAGTGATTGGCGAGTATGATGAAAATCGCGTGAAATTTTTAAGTGTTCAAGAAGCAGACGATGAACTTGAAGAAGCTCTTGAACTAGTTAGTGACTTAGTTTTTTACGCCAAATCGTTTAAGCGAGAAGCTGTCCCACTAACGAAATTAAAAGTCGGATTAAAATGTGGTGGTTCGGATGGATTTTCAGGAATTACGGCAAATCCTCTAGTAGGGGCATTTTCAGATAAACTAATTGCCCATGGTGGAACGACGATTTTAACCGAGGTTCCAGAAATGTTTGGCGCAGAAACGATTTTAATGAACAGAGCAACAGATGAACAGGTGTTTCATAAGATTGTTGATTTAGTGAATGATTTTAAAGAATACTTCCTTAAACATAATCAAGTCGTTTATGAAAACCCTTCCCCAGGAAATAAAAAAGGTGGTATTACAACGCTAGAAGAGAAGTCATTAGGATGTGTTCAAAAAGGAGGGTTTTCCCCTGTAACAGATGTTTTGCCTTATGGTGGGCGTGTGACAAAGACAGGGTTAAATTTAGTTCAAGGACCTGGGAATGATTTAGTGTCAGTTACGGCATTGGCAGCTGCTGGAGCACATATTGTCATTTTTACAACAGGAAGAGGAACACCATTTGGCGGACCTGTACCGACTGTGAAAATGGCAACGAACACAGCATTAGCAGAAAAGAAGAAAAATTGGATTGACTTTAATGCCGGAGAGCTCGTTCATGGGAAAGCGATGGATGAATTAACAGATGAATTATTTGATTACATGATCGATCTTGCTTCGGGTAATAAGCAAACAAATAACGAAAAAAATGGGTTTAAAGAGATTTCGATTTTTAAAGATGGCGTCATTCTATAA
- a CDS encoding prenyltransferase/squalene oxidase repeat-containing protein, translated as MTSLVNELNDLFMEMEDVFDGIFQWLASQYDKRSGGFYYAQSSIDDEYLSPDIESTAQALNILQRNELLDNLPEQMKEQLINFFQKKQDNSSGYFYDVNPLMKQDEVMVHRALSYAVGSLRRLGASPLYPLPIASEAAPPYVKSIEAYRKQWDTINFSNSWRGCDRFATSCVYMEEIPENKQKRFVNEAVQYLLERQNKETGLWGEGSLYVQLSGTFKLYTFFSKYQIPFPHKEKIYQSILTCLRTEHAEDMCYIRNPIDLLSYMDVEIPEKELVEILTITFENMSKLKRSDGGFSRELQGSPPAPNVAQVKKGEHYPLMPEPVLLGRGKVEGDMNATTQATLIRLKCHRLAGQKVVPIKGSEQFYSYL; from the coding sequence ATGACTTCTTTAGTAAATGAACTGAACGATTTATTTATGGAGATGGAAGATGTATTTGATGGAATATTTCAATGGCTCGCTAGCCAATATGACAAAAGGTCAGGCGGGTTTTATTACGCGCAAAGTTCAATCGATGATGAGTATCTCTCCCCTGATATTGAATCAACAGCACAAGCATTAAATATTTTGCAACGCAACGAATTACTAGACAATTTGCCAGAGCAAATGAAAGAACAGCTAATCAATTTTTTTCAGAAAAAACAAGATAACTCTTCTGGTTACTTTTATGATGTGAACCCATTGATGAAACAAGATGAAGTCATGGTTCACCGTGCGCTTAGCTATGCGGTAGGAAGCTTGCGACGACTTGGTGCTTCTCCATTGTATCCGTTACCTATTGCTTCTGAGGCAGCTCCACCGTATGTGAAGTCGATAGAAGCTTATCGAAAACAGTGGGACACAATAAATTTTTCAAATAGCTGGCGGGGGTGTGATCGGTTTGCGACTTCTTGTGTGTATATGGAAGAAATACCTGAAAATAAACAAAAACGCTTTGTGAATGAAGCGGTTCAGTATTTACTAGAACGCCAAAATAAAGAAACGGGCTTATGGGGAGAAGGAAGTTTATATGTACAGCTATCAGGAACGTTTAAGCTGTATACGTTTTTTAGTAAATATCAAATTCCGTTTCCGCATAAGGAAAAAATATATCAAAGCATTTTAACTTGTTTGCGAACAGAACACGCAGAGGATATGTGCTATATCCGTAATCCAATCGACCTTCTTTCCTATATGGATGTTGAGATTCCGGAAAAGGAATTAGTAGAAATACTGACAATCACATTTGAAAATATGAGCAAATTAAAACGAAGTGATGGGGGATTTTCTCGAGAATTACAAGGATCACCACCAGCTCCAAATGTGGCACAAGTTAAAAAAGGGGAGCATTATCCGTTGATGCCAGAACCTGTATTGCTAGGAAGAGGAAAAGTGGAAGGCGATATGAATGCAACGACACAAGCGACACTTATTCGATTAAAATGTCATCGACTAGCTGGCCAAAAAGTAGTACCGATTAAAGGAAGCGAACAGTTTTATTCTTATTTATAA